From a single Corynebacterium kroppenstedtii DSM 44385 genomic region:
- the uhpT gene encoding hexose-6-phosphate:phosphate antiporter → MLTLFSHDAPPPSGLSIKQQRALWLHNFLKAFIVVFVVYLCMYLVRNNFKAAQPLLKEDYGLTTTQLGYIGLAFSITYGIGKTAVGYFADGRNTKKLVSFLLVLSSLIVMAMGIILATFGSIVSIFIVLWGLNGLFQSVGGPASYSTITRWAPRTKRGKYLGFWNASHNIGGALAGVIALWGARTFFGGHVAGMLIFPAIIGISIGVIGYFYGKDDPKELGWNRCEEIFEEPIEADNLAAEQLSKWEIFRGYVLANPWIWLLCIANVFTYIVRIGIDNWAPVYVSEELGFTIDQAVHTIFYFEIGALVASLAWGWISDIAGGRRALVATGALVLIIGVISWYANATTPGAVNASLFALGALVFGPQLLIGVSLVGFVPKKAVSVTNGMTGTFGYLFGDSMAKVGLAAIADPEKNGLSILGHTLHGWQAVFTVLHVSAIAGILMLLLVAYGEEKRIRTLRKQENSNA, encoded by the coding sequence ATGCTTACGCTCTTTTCCCACGATGCTCCTCCACCCTCGGGTTTAAGCATCAAACAACAACGCGCCTTATGGCTTCACAATTTCCTTAAAGCCTTCATAGTGGTTTTCGTGGTCTACCTTTGCATGTATCTGGTGCGCAATAACTTCAAAGCAGCACAGCCACTCCTCAAAGAAGACTACGGACTCACCACCACCCAACTGGGGTACATTGGTCTCGCCTTTTCTATTACTTATGGCATCGGTAAAACTGCTGTCGGCTATTTTGCCGACGGCCGAAATACCAAAAAACTCGTAAGTTTCCTCCTGGTACTCTCCTCCCTGATTGTCATGGCCATGGGAATCATTTTGGCAACCTTCGGCTCAATCGTCTCGATCTTTATTGTGCTGTGGGGCCTCAACGGCCTTTTCCAATCTGTCGGAGGACCAGCCAGCTACTCCACCATCACCCGCTGGGCACCACGCACCAAACGAGGCAAATATCTTGGATTCTGGAACGCCTCCCACAATATTGGTGGCGCCCTCGCCGGCGTTATCGCCCTCTGGGGCGCTCGCACCTTCTTCGGAGGCCACGTAGCCGGTATGCTCATCTTCCCCGCCATCATCGGCATTAGCATCGGCGTCATCGGCTACTTTTACGGCAAAGACGATCCCAAAGAACTTGGCTGGAATCGCTGCGAAGAAATCTTCGAAGAACCCATCGAAGCCGATAATCTAGCCGCCGAGCAACTCAGCAAATGGGAAATCTTCCGGGGCTACGTCCTCGCCAACCCTTGGATCTGGCTGCTCTGTATAGCCAATGTCTTCACCTACATTGTGCGCATCGGTATCGACAACTGGGCACCAGTTTATGTATCCGAAGAGCTCGGATTCACTATTGACCAAGCAGTCCACACCATCTTCTACTTCGAAATAGGTGCACTCGTTGCCAGCCTAGCCTGGGGCTGGATCTCCGATATAGCCGGAGGACGCCGTGCCCTCGTCGCCACTGGCGCCCTCGTCCTCATCATCGGAGTCATTAGCTGGTATGCCAACGCCACCACCCCAGGGGCCGTGAACGCCTCCCTTTTTGCCCTCGGAGCCCTCGTTTTCGGCCCCCAACTCCTCATCGGTGTATCCCTGGTAGGCTTCGTCCCCAAAAAAGCAGTAAGCGTTACCAATGGCATGACCGGCACCTTCGGCTACCTCTTCGGCGACTCCATGGCCAAAGTAGGCCTCGCAGCCATCGCCGATCCCGAGAAAAATGGCCTAAGCATCCTCGGCCACACCCTCCACGGCTGGCAAGCAGTATTTACCGTTCTCCACGTCTCCGCTATTGCAGGAATCCTCATGCTCCTCCTCGTAGCCTACGGTGAAGAAAAACGGATCCGCACCCTCCGCAAACAAGAAAACAGCAATGCCTAA
- a CDS encoding ABC transporter substrate-binding protein encodes MKISDWGQRADSQRSDSQRAGISRRSFLGLAGAALATTALSGCAGTRFSPGGQAHQDDNTITWWSSHPGQSKPVEQELIRRFEKDHPDLTVNLIDAGKNYEECAQKFNAALTRRTVPDIVMLSDVWWFNFALNEQITPIEDVASEVGLDTSTYVTSLYEDYAFNGKHFALPFARSTPLFFYNKDVWKRAVLPDRGPESWDEMDEWGPRLQTDRQKGHGWGNAVDYLSWTFEGPLWTKGGAYSKEWDFTFTSDETIAAVEWLKRTVSSDGYAAISQSLANDFSAGLYASVIASTGDLNGIVSNASFPVGTAALPNPRGTGGCPTGGAGLAIPAIISDKRKKNAATFINYITNTANTCFWSREVGYMPVRKDASADPEMKTFLDEHPNYQTAINQLPHTRIQDPARVFVPGADQVIGGAFESILTNNAGIRSTMKKVDKEISRAYEAQIKPIIPS; translated from the coding sequence ATGAAAATTTCGGATTGGGGACAACGCGCGGATTCACAACGCTCGGATTCACAGCGCGCGGGCATATCGCGTCGTTCTTTCTTGGGGCTCGCGGGCGCCGCGTTGGCGACGACGGCGCTGAGCGGATGCGCGGGAACACGATTCTCCCCAGGAGGCCAGGCGCACCAGGATGACAACACGATCACGTGGTGGTCGTCGCACCCGGGGCAATCAAAGCCGGTGGAACAAGAATTGATCCGCCGATTTGAAAAGGATCATCCGGATCTCACGGTCAATCTCATTGATGCGGGGAAGAATTACGAAGAATGCGCCCAGAAGTTCAATGCGGCGCTGACGAGACGAACCGTTCCCGATATCGTCATGCTCTCGGATGTGTGGTGGTTCAACTTTGCACTGAATGAGCAGATCACGCCGATTGAAGATGTGGCGTCCGAAGTGGGGCTGGATACGTCAACATATGTGACATCTCTTTATGAGGACTATGCATTCAACGGTAAGCATTTCGCGCTGCCCTTTGCCCGCTCGACGCCACTGTTCTTTTACAACAAAGACGTGTGGAAACGAGCAGTCCTTCCCGACCGTGGGCCCGAATCATGGGATGAAATGGATGAGTGGGGTCCGCGCCTACAGACAGATCGGCAGAAAGGGCACGGGTGGGGCAACGCCGTCGATTATTTGTCATGGACGTTTGAGGGCCCGTTGTGGACAAAAGGCGGAGCGTACTCAAAAGAGTGGGATTTTACTTTTACATCCGACGAAACAATCGCCGCGGTGGAATGGCTCAAACGTACCGTGTCGAGTGATGGGTACGCTGCAATTTCTCAATCGCTGGCCAATGATTTCTCGGCCGGATTATATGCCTCGGTGATTGCGTCGACAGGAGATTTGAACGGCATCGTATCCAATGCCTCATTCCCGGTGGGAACGGCAGCATTGCCTAATCCCCGGGGAACAGGTGGATGCCCGACCGGTGGGGCAGGGCTCGCTATCCCGGCCATCATTTCCGATAAAAGGAAGAAAAACGCGGCAACTTTTATCAACTACATCACGAACACAGCTAATACATGCTTCTGGTCGAGGGAAGTGGGGTATATGCCGGTTCGAAAAGACGCATCGGCTGACCCGGAAATGAAGACATTCTTGGATGAACACCCCAACTATCAGACCGCGATCAATCAGCTCCCGCATACGCGTATTCAAGATCCGGCGCGCGTATTCGTTCCTGGCGCAGACCAGGTTATTGGGGGTGCTTTCGAATCGATCCTCACGAATAACGCCGGTATACGGTCCACGATGAAAAAGGTTGATAAGGAAATCAGCCGGGCCTATGAGGCGCAAATTAAACCGATAATTCCGTCGTGA
- a CDS encoding carbohydrate ABC transporter permease, with protein sequence MLDSQPTHAPDTKRAQRKEGLLAATLLFPNLLLLTVFTYRPLIDNIRLSFFRWNISSTSATFVGLDNYKEWLTRDDTRTIVLNTLVFTGFAVIGSMALGLILALILDQKLFGRNAVRSIAFAPFALSGAAIGVAFQFIFDPHFGLIQDILSRFHIPVPNFYSEPAWALFMVTFTFIWKNLGYTFVIYLAALQGVNKELDEAAAIDGAGPWTRLWKVILPQLRPSTFFLSITVTLNSVQVFDIISVMTRGGPQTTGTTTLVYQVYQETFTNFRAGYGATVATILFLILLCLTLVQVRYMDRQMDNGR encoded by the coding sequence GTGCTCGATAGTCAACCAACTCACGCACCGGACACCAAGCGGGCTCAACGGAAAGAAGGGCTGCTAGCTGCAACACTGCTTTTTCCTAATCTCCTGCTGCTGACCGTGTTTACGTATCGGCCGTTAATAGACAACATCCGTTTATCATTCTTTCGGTGGAATATTTCGTCGACCTCGGCGACGTTTGTGGGGCTCGATAACTACAAGGAATGGCTCACTCGGGATGACACCCGAACCATTGTTCTCAACACCCTTGTGTTTACCGGCTTTGCCGTGATCGGCTCCATGGCCTTAGGCCTTATTCTTGCTTTGATATTGGATCAAAAGTTATTTGGTCGTAATGCTGTCCGGTCTATTGCTTTTGCTCCCTTCGCATTATCAGGGGCTGCCATCGGGGTCGCATTTCAGTTCATTTTCGACCCTCACTTTGGGTTGATCCAGGACATTCTCAGCCGTTTTCACATCCCCGTGCCTAACTTCTACTCGGAGCCAGCATGGGCCCTTTTTATGGTGACCTTCACCTTTATTTGGAAGAACCTGGGATACACATTCGTCATTTATCTCGCCGCATTGCAGGGCGTGAATAAAGAACTGGATGAAGCAGCAGCCATCGATGGTGCCGGCCCGTGGACACGATTATGGAAAGTCATTCTTCCCCAGCTGCGGCCGAGCACCTTTTTCTTATCGATCACCGTGACGCTCAACTCGGTCCAAGTCTTCGACATCATTTCAGTAATGACCCGGGGTGGCCCGCAAACAACCGGCACGACCACGTTGGTGTACCAGGTCTATCAGGAAACATTCACGAATTTCAGGGCGGGGTACGGAGCCACCGTCGCCACCATCCTTTTCCTCATCCTGTTGTGCCTCACTCTTGTTCAGGTTCGCTATATGGACCGGCAAATGGATAACGGGAGATAA
- a CDS encoding inorganic diphosphatase, with translation MSIEVTIEIPKGSRNKYEVDHETGKVYLDRYLFTPMAYPADYGFIDHTLGEDGDPLDALVILPEPVFPGVIVEARPVGVFKMTDEAGGDDKLLCVIDDVRYERYQDINDVEDHIKDEVEHFFVHYKDLEPNKEVSGSGWGDKAEAERILQEAKDRYED, from the coding sequence ATGAGTATTGAAGTTACGATCGAAATCCCGAAGGGTTCACGCAACAAGTACGAAGTCGATCACGAAACGGGCAAGGTCTACCTGGACCGGTACCTCTTCACCCCCATGGCTTACCCCGCCGACTACGGCTTTATTGATCACACGCTCGGCGAGGATGGCGATCCGCTCGATGCGCTGGTCATTCTTCCTGAGCCGGTATTCCCCGGCGTGATCGTTGAGGCCCGCCCGGTTGGTGTGTTCAAGATGACCGACGAAGCAGGTGGCGACGACAAGCTGCTCTGCGTCATCGACGATGTCCGCTACGAACGGTACCAAGACATCAACGACGTCGAAGATCACATTAAGGACGAGGTGGAGCACTTCTTCGTCCACTACAAGGATCTGGAGCCGAATAAGGAAGTCAGTGGCTCTGGCTGGGGCGATAAGGCAGAAGCCGAGCGCATCCTGCAGGAAGCTAAGGATCGCTACGAAGACTAG
- a CDS encoding rhodanese-like domain-containing protein, whose protein sequence is MESVTVHDIPDGAQFVDVREADEYADGHAAGAINIPLSELMGRYQELDFDQPAYIICLSGGRSTRACQFLEQNGLDVINVKDGTLAWREANLPMETGSGD, encoded by the coding sequence ATGGAAAGTGTGACAGTCCACGACATTCCCGACGGCGCGCAATTCGTCGACGTCCGCGAGGCAGATGAATATGCCGACGGCCATGCCGCGGGAGCTATCAACATTCCGCTCAGCGAATTAATGGGTCGCTACCAAGAACTGGACTTCGATCAACCGGCGTACATTATCTGTCTCTCCGGAGGACGGTCCACCCGGGCCTGCCAATTCCTGGAGCAAAACGGCCTCGACGTCATCAACGTGAAGGACGGCACCCTCGCGTGGCGCGAAGCTAATCTCCCCATGGAGACGGGATCCGGCGACTAA
- a CDS encoding ABC transporter ATP-binding protein translates to MASIRFNNVSRIYGDRKAVDNLSLDIADGEFLVVVGPSGCGKSTSLRMLAGLEPADEGSIFIGDRDATGVPPRERDAAMVFQNYALYPNMTVEGNMSFALRNRGMGKKETRRRVHEAAAMLELTDLLDRKPAALSGGQRQRVAMGRAIVRDPAVFCMDEPLSNLDAKLRVSTRSQILSLQKKLRTTTVYVTHDQVEAMTMGDRVAVLKDGVLQQVDSPRDVYQNPANTFVASFIGSPTMGLFTIDDGPIMGVRPEDWEVLSVASGDNSESTGEVAAQNAGGEGDAPVLDLTVTHNEELGAQSFAYGTPTVSQGSQHRVQINPMTGRDALAVLLPRDSSPGSGQNKAASGIASHNGQVTTADVAVGYVITVRATRTHYFDPETGNRINSPGDSAR, encoded by the coding sequence ATGGCGTCGATACGTTTTAATAATGTCTCCCGGATCTATGGTGACCGTAAAGCCGTCGATAATCTGAGCTTAGATATCGCCGATGGTGAATTCTTAGTTGTCGTGGGGCCGTCCGGCTGCGGCAAATCCACGAGTCTGCGGATGCTCGCGGGCCTGGAACCCGCTGATGAGGGGTCAATCTTTATTGGCGACAGGGACGCGACGGGTGTGCCCCCGCGCGAGCGCGACGCGGCGATGGTGTTTCAGAATTACGCGCTGTACCCCAACATGACGGTTGAGGGGAATATGAGCTTTGCTCTCCGCAACCGTGGGATGGGGAAGAAGGAGACGCGACGGCGCGTCCACGAGGCGGCGGCGATGCTGGAGCTCACCGATCTGCTTGACCGCAAACCTGCAGCTCTCTCGGGTGGGCAGCGGCAACGCGTCGCGATGGGCCGGGCGATCGTTCGCGATCCCGCGGTGTTCTGCATGGATGAGCCGCTATCGAACCTTGACGCGAAACTCCGGGTCTCGACGAGGTCCCAGATTCTCTCCCTGCAGAAGAAGCTGCGAACAACCACTGTGTATGTGACGCACGACCAGGTCGAAGCAATGACCATGGGTGACCGCGTGGCCGTGTTGAAGGATGGGGTGCTGCAACAGGTCGACTCGCCGCGCGATGTTTATCAGAATCCGGCAAACACGTTTGTGGCGTCGTTTATTGGATCGCCGACGATGGGCCTGTTCACGATTGATGATGGGCCAATTATGGGTGTGCGCCCGGAGGACTGGGAAGTTCTATCGGTGGCGTCCGGTGACAACTCGGAATCGACGGGGGAGGTCGCCGCACAGAATGCGGGTGGGGAAGGCGATGCGCCCGTGTTGGACCTAACCGTTACGCACAATGAGGAGCTCGGAGCGCAGTCATTTGCCTATGGCACGCCGACGGTCTCACAAGGATCTCAGCATCGTGTGCAGATCAATCCCATGACGGGCCGAGACGCGCTTGCCGTGCTCCTCCCGCGAGATAGTTCCCCGGGAAGCGGGCAGAACAAGGCCGCGTCGGGCATCGCTTCACATAATGGGCAGGTTACGACTGCTGATGTGGCCGTCGGGTACGTGATCACTGTTCGCGCGACACGAACCCACTATTTCGACCCAGAAACTGGTAACCGAATCAATTCCCCCGGTGATTCTGCGCGTTAG
- a CDS encoding IS110 family transposase translates to MRVGDLSAFDTPAHLASYAGICPQQRLSGVSINNSGPNRGGNKTLKKALWHCAFASIKNHERSRHYYDRKRAEGKHHHAAIMCLARRKCNVIFALMKNMAFYSESYNQPPVNKPTAA, encoded by the coding sequence ATGCGTGTCGGTGATCTCAGCGCTTTCGACACGCCAGCGCACCTGGCCTCCTACGCCGGCATCTGTCCCCAACAACGACTGTCGGGAGTGTCGATCAACAACTCGGGGCCTAACCGAGGTGGAAATAAAACACTAAAAAAGGCCCTATGGCATTGCGCTTTCGCCAGCATCAAAAACCACGAGCGTTCCCGCCACTACTACGACCGAAAACGAGCCGAAGGCAAGCATCATCATGCGGCGATCATGTGCCTAGCACGCAGAAAATGCAACGTCATATTCGCACTGATGAAGAACATGGCCTTCTACAGCGAAAGCTACAACCAACCACCCGTTAACAAACCCACGGCAGCGTAA
- a CDS encoding carbohydrate ABC transporter permease, with translation MGKKAAGYAGMIFILLLIGLPLYWTLSGSLKTHPEIYTNPVTWYPHHMHPQNYDEATQRVPFWHYLRNSLIITVILCTVKITLGVLSAYALAILRFPGRNLIFIIIISALMVPSEITVISNYALVAGLGWRNTFQGIIIPLAGIAFGTFLMRNHFMSLPKELIEAARMDGAGPMQLLFRVLLPVSGPTLVAFAMITVVNEWNQYLWPYVMADTDKVAPLPVGLALLQNSDGVTNWGPVMAATLLTMVPILLLFIFLQKYMIKGLTTGAVKG, from the coding sequence ATGGGAAAGAAAGCCGCGGGCTACGCCGGAATGATTTTTATCCTTCTGCTTATCGGGCTGCCCTTATATTGGACTCTCAGCGGATCATTGAAAACGCATCCAGAGATCTATACCAACCCGGTGACGTGGTATCCGCACCACATGCATCCACAAAATTATGATGAAGCAACACAGCGGGTGCCCTTTTGGCATTACCTGCGAAACTCGCTCATCATCACGGTCATTCTGTGCACAGTAAAAATTACGCTGGGGGTCCTGAGTGCGTATGCACTCGCTATTCTCCGATTCCCCGGACGCAACCTGATTTTTATCATCATCATTTCTGCGCTCATGGTTCCTAGTGAAATCACCGTGATCTCTAACTATGCATTGGTTGCTGGATTGGGATGGAGAAACACTTTCCAAGGCATCATTATCCCGCTCGCCGGAATCGCATTCGGAACGTTCTTAATGCGTAATCACTTCATGAGCCTGCCAAAAGAGTTAATTGAAGCGGCGCGGATGGATGGTGCCGGCCCCATGCAATTGCTCTTCCGAGTGCTTCTCCCGGTGTCAGGCCCCACATTGGTGGCATTCGCCATGATCACCGTGGTCAATGAATGGAACCAATACTTGTGGCCCTATGTCATGGCAGATACCGACAAAGTGGCGCCGCTGCCCGTCGGCCTGGCATTACTCCAAAACTCAGATGGAGTGACGAACTGGGGTCCCGTGATGGCGGCGACTCTGCTCACCATGGTCCCGATATTGCTCCTCTTCATTTTCCTACAGAAATACATGATTAAAGGCTTAACGACGGGGGCAGTGAAAGGCTAA
- a CDS encoding MarR family winged helix-turn-helix transcriptional regulator, producing MAKSSKKKKSGHKPDKSNKDENKAAQGADGTETAPATLTSEVEDSLFYQVYQLNKMFREVADNTLNEFELSQRAYWLLECVRRDKGYSQSELGELLGVDRSDMVRLIDSLEEDNLLQRVRSTEDRRKQLITITPDGITVRHKIRHALTDAENDLLDELNDKQSNRLRKYTSKLTTGVSL from the coding sequence ATGGCGAAGTCGAGCAAGAAAAAGAAATCTGGTCATAAGCCAGATAAATCAAACAAGGATGAGAATAAGGCTGCCCAAGGTGCAGATGGCACCGAAACCGCGCCAGCTACCCTCACCTCGGAAGTCGAAGACTCGCTTTTTTACCAGGTGTACCAGCTGAACAAAATGTTCAGAGAGGTCGCCGATAACACCCTCAATGAATTCGAACTCTCTCAACGCGCGTACTGGCTTCTTGAATGCGTCCGACGCGACAAGGGCTATTCCCAAAGTGAGCTCGGAGAACTCCTCGGCGTTGACCGTTCCGACATGGTCCGCCTCATCGACTCATTAGAGGAAGACAACCTTCTCCAGCGGGTACGCTCGACAGAAGACCGTCGAAAACAACTTATTACAATTACGCCAGACGGTATTACTGTTCGACACAAGATTCGTCACGCGCTGACCGACGCCGAAAATGATCTGCTCGACGAACTCAACGACAAGCAGAGCAACCGCCTACGGAAATACACCAGCAAGCTAACCACGGGAGTGTCATTGTGA